GCTCAGGCCTCCCCTTCCCGCGAGGGCACTGTACAATGCCTGGAAAGCCATCCTACCCTTCGCCATGACATGGTCCACATGACGCGTATAGGTCATGTCCTCTTGAAATACAATGCCCAGGTACTTCAGGACCCTTGCATTAGCAATCACCTCCCCTCCGATGGTCACCCTAGGTATATATCCCCTAGCGTTCTTGAATATCCGCTTCTTGATGCCCTTGAACATAATCGTTCTGCACTTCTCCACGTTGAGCGAGAGtctccatctgtcgaaataaaTCCTGAGGGTCTCCAGGTACCTGGTCAAATTCCTCTCAGCTATCCTCGCGCTGGCATGAGTGGACGCCACCATTATGTCGTCCGCATATATTAGCAGAAGTTCCCCTCCCTGTGGGAGAGGAATATCTGCTAAGTATATGTTGTACAGTACAGGGCCCAGCACCGAGCCCTGTGGTACCCCCGCCATCACGGCCCTCGTATCAGACCTAACGGTCCCTAAGGCCACAGCAAATGATCTGCCTCTGAGGTACTCCCCCACCAAGGCAACAACATACCGATCGAAACCGAATGTCCTCATCTTCTCTACAATACCCATCTGCCACACGGTATCGAAGGCCTTCTGGAAATCCAAGCTGACGGCTATGGTAGCACAGCGGTCGTTCAACCTTCTTGTCACCCTGTCCGTCAGGGTCATCAGTGCATGTACCGTCGAGGTCTGCCTTCTAAAACCAAATTGGCAATCGCCAAGAACAGCCTCCGTATCGAGATGTTCGTTCAGCCTCTCCAGAATCACTATCTCAAACAGCTTCCCCACGTTCGATAGAAGCGAGATTGGCCTATATCCACCTGGGTCAGTGGGATCCTTGCCCGGTTTAGGTACTGCGACAACCTTGGACACCTTCCACTCCTTAGGGAAATATCCAACATTCAATGAGTGGTTGAATATTAGGGTCAGGGCAGACCATGCCCCTCTGCCAGCCCTCTTCAGAACAAAATTCGGGATTCCGTCTTCTCCACAACTCTTTTTGTTATTTAGCCTCTTGAGATAGGCTCTTATTTCCTCCACTTTGACCAGCCGTAACGGTACTGCGGTCGATCCCGGGATCACTGTCCCATCTGCAAAATAGTCTGTGCCAAAATCCACCATAGGTGCCAAGGGCTCTTCATCGTCATCAGGGGCGTATCCGGCTACAGCAGTCCCCTGTATTCTCGCAAATTCACTAGCTAGTATCTCGGCCTTTTCTCGATCGGCCACAGCTCTCCTGCCACCCGAGTCCACCAAGTCATCGATTCCCCTTCTCCTTAGGGCACCACTCAGCCCCTTCACCTTTCTGTACATGTCCTTGTCTGCGGAGATGGCCTGCAGCCTTCGAAGGTAATACTCCTCTTCAAACCTTGCTATCCGCTCGCCAATCAGTTTATTCATCCTCTTGATAATAGCCTTCGCAGTGGTGTAGCCCTGCGGGTCAAGAGTCCTATGTACTCTCCTCCTGAGCGTCTTCTTTTGGCGGATCAAATCCAAAATGTCGGGCGGCAGTTCCGGCAACCCATCTCTCTTTGGCGTAACCTTCCTAATGGTCTCTACCATGGTCTGATTAATAGCAGATGAAAGCTTTCCAACTGCCTCATCTATCTCAGCCGGCAACACATTGCGATCCCTAGGGAGCAATTCCGATCCAAGCCTCTCGGCCAGTTTCCGATTGAAGGCCCTGACATCCATCCTATTGAAATCATAGACCTCCACCCTCTCTCCAGcccgcaacccaatagttgtggCCTCTAACACCACCGCCTTATGATCGGATTCAAAATCCACGATCCTCAGTCCACCCCTCCTCATGGCACCCTCTGTAGGTCGAATACCCACAGTAGTCAGAATCATGTCTATATACGACCCTGTCCCCATCGCACACCTTGTCGGCCCAACCGTAGGTCTAACCAGCAAAGACGGGCACGACAGCAGCCACTCGTAGAGCGCCCTCCCCCTTGTGTTCATCTGGACCCCACCCCATGAGCCATGCTTGGCATTAAGATCTGCGCCTATGACCGCCTCATCAGTCCCAATGACTGCCTCGACCGCATCGAGGCTTCCCACTCCCAGCGCCTCAGTCGGCCGTAAGTACAACGACATGGCAACGACGCTCCTGCCCCCGGTCCCTTTGATCCTGACTACTGTAGCCTCGACGTTTCCGAAATCCGACGCAAGCCTCTCCCCACTCAACCTGTCCGTCAAGCATATCGCCGTACCACCACCGGCGCTGCCCCCTCTCCGATCCTGCCTAAAGACCGTATAGCCCTGCAGACCATATGTGTGCCTAGCTGATAACTTCGTCTCGGCTATCAGTAGTACATCAGGTCTGTGCTCCCTCACAAACAGCTCCAAGTAGTGTCTCTTCTGGCGAGACACTAAGGAATTCACATTCAAGAAAATACACTTCAAACTAGTCATAGAGTCTCAGGCTAAGAAGCAGACCGAAAACGCCCTGCAATCTCTCATCATCATTCGTATATCGCCTGTATGTGTCGACAAACCCATTCACCTTCCTCATGCACGTGACAAAGTCCTTTCCTATGAGCCTCTTCAGCTCCCCATCAAACCAGCCCATCGCGGCTCCCACCTGCCCAGACGCTTCCCTAGACACCGGTACCGCATCCACCCTAGTCCGTAAACCGGCCGACTCAGCCATCCCTACAGCGCCAGCGAAGGTCCTACCCTGCTGCACAAAACTAGGCGCCACCGCCTCTCTCCGGGGCCCCACCGCTCTATTCACATTATTCGCCCTCGCAAACGACTTCCTCTCCTCCATCTCCCTAAGGAGACTTATCCTCTTTGGACACTCCTTTGAACTGGCCACGTGGCCATCCACCCCGCAATTAACACAGTGAACCTGCCGACCTATTCTCCTCACTATCTCCCCGGTCACAGGGTCCTTCTCCAAAGTCTCCTGACAATTCTGCTCTCTATTCGGGACCTCGCATTTCCCGGCCCCATGCGACTGGCCGCACTTGACGCATCTGTACGGCATTCTACAATTAGTGGACACATGCCCGAACCTCTGGCAATTATGGCACTGAACCAGACCCTTCCTCTTGTGGGTCTCAACCCTAACCCTGCAGTTCAACAGATACCTAAGCCTCCGAAAAGCCTTTATATCAGCACTCTTGTCCAATTGGACTACCCATCGGTCACCCCTCAGCTTGACCACATTCCTCAGACCCAGCTCCGGCATATTCTCATTAATATACCCCTCTAAATCCTCCTTGTCAAACGTGTCCGACAACCCCTTTATAATAACCGAAACCGGTTTTAACTCCCTCGGCGTAAAGGTGAAATGAGAGACCCCCCTTTCCTCCAAAAACTTCCTAATCACCTCATGGTCCCCATTCGTATTCAATTTAAGATTTATCAAGTTCTTATTAACAATATGCAGTGAAAAAAGATTATGTCCTAATCTCTCCTTAACATTACTTATCAATACCTTCGAAttggaattatatatttttatgacgGGTGGGCTGGCCTTACCTTTCGATCCTGTTGACGTTGTCGGTCCCTTTGTTGTTGAATTAATTTGGCCTCTCTCATGATCCATGGCTTCCTTCTCAGTATTTctctgcagttgttgttgttgctgccctGGCTGTTTTGGCACTGCTCCTTTGTTGGCTGGTAATGTGGCCTGCTGCCCTGCTATATCTACATTCATGTCCATATCGATTTCATGGTCGATTTCTAGGCTCCACTCTGTTGCTGTTATATGATGTGCTGTCGGCATGACATCGGCTTTTGTGATAGTTCTAGTCGGGTTGTTGACGACTTCCGTTGTTTTTGTAGTTTTGCCGAGGGGGTTGGCTGCTTCGGCATTTATATTCGTTTTTGCCATTGTTGTCGTTTGGCAATAGTTCACATTATTTGGCGGTTGGAGATTGATGTTGGCGTCTCCACCGGCCAATTTTGATGTTAATTGATTGTTTACCATCATAAGCTCATTTATTTTCTGGAGGGCTATCTGatgatcattttttaattgctcTAGTTGTCTCGTGAGCTCTATTATTGCTGCATCGGctttcaattttttgaaatccCTGTCGCCGGAATTTCCCGATCTGTTTTTCTTTCTCTTCGTGGATTCACGACTCTGAACCACCTGGAAACCATCGGCTGTTAAAAATTCTTCTTCGGCAACATTGGCGTTGAGAGTACCATTAATGCTCGGTTTTCTATTGTTCATAGAATTGACTACTATGCGATTCTCATCGTCTGGGGTGCCAATAGCACCACCACTGCTATCACTCATGATGCACTTCAAGACTTCGTAATACTACGAAAGTTAACTTCTTTTGCACTTCGTATAAGTTCACTTCTAACACTTGATGTTTACACTTCGAGCGCTGCTCGGCTTCCAATTGTCTAATCTCCTTTGTTGTAATACTTACCATGCTGCGATAcctcatatttatacaaaatccgctctgaatttactacatacacatacgctTCGATCTATCTTCGGGGTTGTTCGTATACACTTCGTGTGTACAGATACAAATGTTGAAGCATATACGCAGCACACACCTTTTTGGAAACTGTAGcccgccaaattttttctataaatatcgggaatcgctccgtaaggcaactattacagtgttaacagtgtttgtgtgcatatcgtgaagtgaactaaaaacctctagtgaaaaatggctcgtactaagcaaactgcccgtaaatctactggtggcaaagcccctcgtaagcaattggctaccaaagctgctcgtaagagcgcaccagccaccggtggtgttaagaagccacatcgtttccgccctggtaccgttgctttgcgtgaaatccgtcgctaccagaagagtactgagttgttgatccgcaaattgcctttccaacgtttggttcgtgaaattgcccaagatttcaagactgacttgcgtttccagagctctgctgtcatggccttgcaagaagctagcgaagcatacttggtcggtctcttcgaagataccaacttgtgtgccatccatgccaagcgtgtcaccatcatgcccaagtatatccaattggccagacgtattcgtggagaacgtgcttaaattattgacattttaaaagccaacttttttttacaaaaacaatcggtccttttcaggaccacaatatttttataaaaaagagaaaaaaatttattcaaaacttacacctttttatttttattaaaataaataaatatagtctttttttggggatggaaaaatacactatttatattaaaaaaatttttttcttttctatgcgttttacttttggtaatattgggtttcaaaacatggagcgaaatcaaaaactttttttaaaaaaaaattatttaatttactttttatgttaaattgaaaatttttattttctattagcaacaatatatttgctgttattctttttgcaaaatttgatttttcgtagtagctacataacaagaatgaatgaagataaaaacaggcaggccaatacattcgagagaattttaactttaaatagataatttagatacattgaatataaattttttctgtattttttattattttcaaacaaatgatattttttgctattctaaaaactgttttaaaaagaataaaatagtattttaatattttaaattattaaagggaaatagatttcgttcggtatgcaactgttctacatttgcttgcttagacaagggcatttttcaatttgtgtttaatttccaaaaaaaaaaaaaatatttttttttaaatttgtaattgcaacaatacattgtttagaatttacatttttaaattttttatttagtttcaagtccactttatatagaaaaaaatattttataataaatgcaatagagctcaccgcacattttgcatagccaacgacgttggtataacatagcatcgtaatattttagacttttcgtaacaaacgtacactttttataaattatgtaacattttatttgtaattgcaacaatacattgtttagaatttacatttttaaattttttatttagtttcaagtccactttatatagaaaaaaatattttataataaatgcaatagagctcaccgcacattttgcatagccaacgacgttggtataacatagcatcgtaatattttagacttttcgtaacaaacgtacactttttataaattatgtaacattttaatagaaatctatcatttctataatattttatgataaaattttcctaaaacatttttacattagagctttcaaattaatttgcagaaaaacttttattcatggaaaatacgccaatatggtgaattcaactgtcatagactacataataaaatcgattatttcactatgaaaatcatccaaattttcacttttttttacccttctttcaagaaaacatatcaagattccatactaaatttttataaaaaccaattttcaataaaaattggaaaatttttataatttagttacaattttatcataacatttttataaactttcaactcaaacccttataactcggtaacgcttaaagataattaactcggattttctttaatgattagctggatatctctactagaagaattgtataaaaaataaaaagaaattgttactatctcatcgtaaaatgaataattctgtgaaaacttttgtaaaaatttttattcgcttccacacaacgtttcgcaaaatttcgtagttgactactatgtacttctcataatttcgatgtacccagccatcactagtctaaaggttgaaaccatattttcaaccaatcagcgtacaccagtagtgagtgtatatttacaaagtgttaaagtgtgtttaaaaagaaaaatataagtgaaatcatgtctgacgccgccgttgttgaagccaccgcatctccagtcgccgctgttgagaaaaaggcacctaagaaagccgctgccaaggcaaagaaaccctctgctgccccaagccatccaccaacccaacaaatggtcgatgctgccatcaaaacattgaaagaacgtggtggttcctcattgcctgccatcaagaaatacttggccagcacatacaaagttgatgctgtaaaattggccccattcatcaagaagtacttgaagagcgctgttgctagtggaaaattgatccaaactaaaggtaagggtgcctccggttcattcaaattgtccccatctgcctcgaaggaacctaaagcaaagagcgctgaaaagaagaagaaggtcccagccggtgataagaaaaagaaggcagcagcacccaaaaaggcagccggtgaaaagaaagccgctgcaaagaagccttccgctgctaaaaagaccgccgagaagaagaagaccgaaaaggccaaggctaaaactgccaaaaagacaggtacagttaaagctaaacccgcaaaaacagccgccaaagcatcagccactaaaccaaaggcacccaaggcaaaaaccaccgctgccaagcccaaaaaggctgccgcagcaaagaagccagctgccaagaagaccgccgctaagaagtaatttttccatgcaaaattacttatcatgtcaaaatgattattttcgatattcgaaagcagtatatctaacagcccttttcagggctacaaaaaaatttttaaaaagagaccaaatttaactcaaacaattttttaattacctaataaatactatgttaattttaagggaaaagctaatcacagcccttttcgtagctgtaaaacatctgttgaaatcttttaataccattgttacctaatatgggaatacattaccctttaaggaaatttaagtaatcacatgttaaatgggattttttccgcaactggattaactgtttcacttagggtcataaaccaaagcaattactaagaattatgaaaatcacttaatgttaaagaaaatctcatttagcatacctaaccaataagagagtggcgtacaatattcccttcaaaaatcgcacttagcatacctatttcattctttacgagcatacctacccatagatctcgcgtacaaacgcataagtccacatatacatctctacaccatttcacgctaacatactagtatacatccctaaaaaatttagtatcaacacacacgctcacatatactcgaacatcaatacaacgttgcataccgagtgtttgagcataagagcaatatgtgttgatcatattactgtagatgtagatggtgctaagcaaggagggcaatattagagtatgggtagtatacatattttattttaaaaaagtaataagggcaatgtgagggtgagtggtagatatattttttctttaaatttgtaaatataaattaattttagttgaataacgaattaagtctcttttttaatttattttgtggccctgaaaagggcctttgatgttgtagggaaaatattgtacgacgaaataagtatgccatttacttggagctggtgtacttagtaacggctttggtaccttcactgacagcgtgcttagccaactcaccgggcaataatagacggacggcagtttggatttcccgactggtgatggtggaacgcttgttgtagtgagccaaacgggaggcttcggcggcgatacgttcaaagatatcgttgacgaaactgttcatgatgctcatggcctttgaggagataccagtatcgggatggacttgcttcaacactttgtaaatgtagatagcataactctccttacgcttggtgcgtctcttggtcttgtcacccttagtgatgttcttttgggctttgccggccttctttgctgctttaccactggcttttggaggcattttcacttggttttttttttaagtcacacaaacacttttaacactgttcacgattttgtgtgtttgatggcttactcggaatatttaaaccatttcatgcacAAGATATTCAGGTAGACGAAAACAGTCGCTATGTTTACGAAAACAACCCTCTAAAATTAGCTACACGTTGGATCCGAAAGTATAAATACTGCAGTTCATGCTGCGAACTAATATCAGGGGCGTTATGGGAACAGGGCTGCTTTGTGAGACCTTCTGATGTGGGTGGTGCCTTGGCCACTAGGTCTCCCAAGAAGGCCATGGGTGTCGATGGGATCCCTGATATCGCGCTGAAGAGGGCTGGCGATGTGATTTTTCGATTTCTGGCCATTTTGATTAATCATTGCCTTAATCTTGGGTATTTTCCTTCGGCGTGGAAGGTTGCTTCGGTGGTGCCCATTCCAAAACCTGGGTGGGATTCTGCTGGATGCCAGGGGTACAGGCCCATTTCCGTTTTGTCGCCCTTTGGCAGGCTCCTGGAGTTTTTTATTCTCGAGAGGGTGAAGGAGACGGTTGGAGAGAGGAACACGATAGGGGATTTCCAGTTCGGTTTTAGAGGAGGGCACTCTACATCTCATGCCCTGGCTGTTTTTTCGAGCCATGTGGTGAGGGGTTTTGACAAGAGGCATGGGACCGTGGCGGTTGGACTTGATCTTGCTAAGGCCTTCGACTCTGTCTGGCACGATGGAGTTCTGTTTAAGCTCAGGTCTTTTGGTTTCGACAGGCAGGTGTGTAGGTTGATATCCAGTTTCCTTGAAGGGCGCTCCTTTGCGGTGAGGGTTGGTGAGGAGATGTCTGCCCGGCGTCCTGTTTTGGCTGGGGTTCCTCAGGGGTCCCTTCTTGGCCCGATCTTGTACACGATCTTTACCAGCGATGTTCCACTCCCGCCACCTGGATGCCTTTTGTTGGCCTATGCTGATGACCTGATGGTGGCCTTTTCCGGTCCGAGGGCTAGTACCGTTACCTCAAGGCTCAACTCTTACTTGGGGGAGTTGCATGCGTATTTCTCTAGGTGGAGACTCTCTCTCAATGTTTCCAAATGTTCTGCCGTTGTTTTTAGGGGTCGTGGTCGTGTAGTGTACCCCAATTTCAAGGGGTATTTTCCGGTTTTGCGCATCGGTGGGGACGTCGTGGCCCTTTCTCCTACTATTAAGTATCTTGGTGTGGTCTTTGatggcaaatttaattttatagggCATATGGATTATGTCTTGGCCAAGGCCAAGAGGTTGTATTTTGGGTATAGCGCTATCTTGGCTAGGAGAGGTGGTCTCTCCCCTACGGTCCGGCTACTGATTTACCGCCAGGTCATCCGACCTGTCATATCCTACGCCTTTCCTGTATGGTATGGCATTTCGTCAGCTCAAATGGAAAGGCTTAGGATGTGGGAGCGAGGCGTCCTTAGGTCGTGTTTGGGCCTGCGGCCTAGGGTTCTGAGTGACGGTTCGTTTGGACATGTGTCGTGTAGGGAGACTTATGACAGGGCTGGTATACAGCGTATTGACGTCCACATGACAGGCATGGCCCTGAAATTTATGGAGAGAGCGCAAGAACTTAGCAATGATTTGGTTGCTTCCTCCCTGCGATTGGAGGATGACATTTATTGTCTTACACAAAGGAGATTTTTGCCACCGGCTGCAATTTTAAGGTTAAGAGATGCAGGACTCTTATATGACGGTGAAGCCCTCTATTTTTATCACAGGAGGTATGGCACTTTTGATTTGTACAATACTGTGTATAGGACGGCGCAGTAGACTGTATGAATATTGTAAATAATGTACATAGTAGTTTTAATATATAGTTTTAAGTCTcattagattttaatttttatgtagcTTTAAATCTCATTTAGGTTAAGcttattttcattaatttaatgtgggttttttttttaatgattctaTTTTTTGgaccttgaatttttcgatgttttgtttgttAACGCTGGCGATGTGACCGCGGTCGTAGACTGGGTCATTTATTATGGAATAGTTGTAGATGAGGGAAATAGAGTACCAACATATATAATTTTGTGTTAGAGTTAAGCCTTTACTCTGTAATATATGTAAGAATCAAAAAATggcaataaatgaaatgaaatgaaaatgcgaactaatatcatttgtgtttcagtgctaagtgaagtgaattaaaaaaaaaaataactaaaaatgtctggtcgtggtaaaggtggcaaagttaagggaaaggcaaagtcccgttccaaccgtgctggtcttcaattccccgtcggtcgtatccatcgtttgttgcgcaaaggcaactatgctgaacgtgttggtgccggagctccagtttacttggctgctgtcatggagtatttggccgctgaagttcttgaattggctggcaacgctgctcgtgacaacaagaagacaagaattatcccccgtcacttgcaattggctatccgtaatgacgaagaattgaacaaattgctgtccggtgtcaccattgctcaaggtggtgtattgccaaacatccaagctgttctcttgcccaagaagaccgaaaagaaggcttaaattatctacgagcatcaaagaaaaaatgtaaatacaggccatcgtataaatcaacaacaatccgtccttttcaggacgacaaaaatttttttaaaagagaaaaaactatatcaaaccttattttatcaagaaaatttacttaaaaaatagttttaaataataaataaaattttaattgtagttaaatttaaaaaatattttttggtcgattttttttttcagtggatttggtaatttgctagcaatttcgttattcgaaatttccttaaacaatcctgttttaggcgtaaatacaaaaaaatctgccatctattgtttataggtaaacattttcaaatatgtttacatcttatcgactattgcaggtcttttaatatacatgtcataattatcagttatcaattatcatgcatcaacatttcgcctatttgcatacattaacataataagaatttagttttatcgaccctactcaagattatcggcatttaataggatcaatgttaccattagggtactgtaaaaactatttattttacatttgaatatcacatggtaatcattgttcattttctgatgctgaaaaaaattggcatatgtaataacaaaacatcgaaacgaagtatctacgatcgtccctcttcgtacatttgtgacaaagttagcagctccaagcaaaggaaacatttaatggtagtatatgcgtgcattttggtatctgtgtgtatgtatgctttttagtgttgtataccatcgtttcatcgtattgttctaatggcgtcggttttagtttcgtcatgtatgtatgtatattatagaagctacattttggccgacggcaaattgaaaaatggtaatatttattttcaaataaattttatgtatttttttttagtaaaaatttataacaagatatatctctttttaaatatgttttgtggtcctgaaaaggaccgattgttttagttttaaagttcttaaaattttctccaaaatagcgtcaagataatgtttaaccgccgaaaccgtacaaagtgcggccttgtctcttcaaagcgtagacgacatccatagcggtgacggttttacgcttagcgtgttcagtgtaggtgacagcatcacgaataacgttttccaaaaacaccttcaggacaccacgggtttcttcgtaaatcaatccagagatacgctttacaccgccacgacgagccaaacgtctgattgcaggcttggtgataccttggatgttatcacgcaacactttacgatgacgtttagcgccaccttttcccaagcctttgccacctttaccacgaccagtcattttttcactttttaaattaaattcacttcacaagttatgcacaagaactaatacttaccatgctgcgatacctcatatttatacaaaatccgctctgaatttactacatacacatacgcttcgatctatcttcggggttgttcgtatacacttcgtgtgtacagatacaaatgttgaagcatatacgcagcacacacccttattggaaactgtagcccgccaaattttttctataaatatcgggaatcgctccgta
The Stomoxys calcitrans chromosome 3, idStoCalc2.1, whole genome shotgun sequence genome window above contains:
- the LOC131996295 gene encoding histone H3-like, whose product is MARTKQTARKSTGGKAPRKQLATKAARKSAPATGGVKKPHRFRPGTVALREIRRYQKSTELLIRKLPFQRLVREIAQDFKTDLRFQSSAVMALQEASEAYLVGLFEDTNLCAIHAKRVTIMPK
- the LOC131996439 gene encoding histone H1-like, whose product is MSDAAVVEATASPVAAVEKKAPKKAAAKAKKPSAAPSHPPTQQMVDAAIKTLKERGGSSLPAIKKYLASTYKVDAVKLAPFIKKYLKSAVASGKLIQTKGKGASGSFKLSPSASKEPKAKSAEKKKKVPAGDKKKKAAAPKKAAGEKKAAAKKPSAAKKTAEKKKTEKAKAKTAKKTGTVKAKPAKTAAKASATKPKAPKAKTTAAKPKKAAAAKKPAAKKTAAKK
- the LOC131996288 gene encoding histone H2B.1/H2B.2, whose product is MPPKASGKAAKKAGKAQKNITKGDKTKRRTKRKESYAIYIYKVLKQVHPDTGISSKAMSIMNSFVNDIFERIAAEASRLAHYNKRSTITSREIQTAVRLLLPGELAKHAVSEGTKAVTKYTSSK
- the LOC131996289 gene encoding histone H2A, producing the protein MSGRGKGGKVKGKAKSRSNRAGLQFPVGRIHRLLRKGNYAERVGAGAPVYLAAVMEYLAAEVLELAGNAARDNKKTRIIPRHLQLAIRNDEELNKLLSGVTIAQGGVLPNIQAVLLPKKTEKKA